The genomic DNA AAGGTGCGCCTTCGCAGGGCGCTTCAACCAGGGCATCGCTGTGAATCATCAAAAAAGAACCCTTCGGGAAAGGTACTTCGCGATTTTCATATTCCGATTTTGGGAAGCTTCCCAGGAAAAAACCCGTGCCATCACCAGTGCTGATAGATTTAGACTGGTCGTTGCCAAAAAGTGGTGATGGTGACGCCGCGGTTGCGTAGGTGAATAAGTCGCGGTCGGTGTCGATAACTCCGTAGAGCATCGTGGCGTATTGCTGTGTTGCAAGGAGTGGGCAAACCTTAGCATTGAGCGATGCCAGATATGCGGCGGGGTCCTGTAAGTTTTGTAAGTGTCCTTGAATGAGGGTGTGTAGGCGAAAAGTGTTGAGCGCAGCGGTTACACCATGGCCTGAGAAGTCGACAATAAAGACTGCGACCTTACCCGTTCCTAGATCTGTGATTCCCCAGAAGTCTCCGCCCAATTCTGAGGAGGGCTCAAAATGCGAGCTGATTTTGATATCATATTTTGCTTCAATGCGGTCCGTAAACTCTAAAGATGGATAAAATCGCGGATTGCATATCTCGCGCCATGGTCAGTTCTGATTCCACGCGTTCGTGAAAGGACTGCAAGTTACTAAGGAGGAGCATGTTTTCAAGGTGAATCTTGACGCGCGCGAGAAGCTCGGCGGCGTTGACAGGTTTGCTGACCATATCGGTAGCACCCACTGTAAAAACGCTTACTCTTTGCTCAGGCTCATTGAGAGCTGTTTGAACCAGGATAGGTAAAGACTGAAGGTTGGGTTGAGAGCGAATCCAGTTGCATACTTTGAAGCCGTC from Deltaproteobacteria bacterium includes the following:
- a CDS encoding serine/threonine-protein phosphatase; protein product: MGGDFWGITDLGTGKVAVFIVDFSGHGVTAALNTFRLHTLIQGHLQNLQDPAAYLASLNAKVCPLLATQQYATMLYGVIDTDRDLFTYATAASPSPLFGNDQSKSISTGDGTGFFLGSFPKSEYENREVPFPKGSFLMIHSDALVEAPCEGAPYGIEEAGLVTMMEKQLEKGSHENLLRDTLVDFYGTASFPLPDDLTALFAYRKP
- a CDS encoding response regulator; translated protein: MKTKTSQSNEADSGNLLSPAVHNCKILVVEDSASSRDNIEKILRDAGYQNLEFACDGVEAIEKVSRNEPDLMILDIVMPRLDGFKVCNWIRSQPNLQSLPILVQTALNEPEQRVSVFTVGATDMVSKPVNAAELLARVKIHLENMLLLSNLQSFHERVESELTMARDMQSAILSIFRVYGPH